The Kiloniellales bacterium genome has a window encoding:
- a CDS encoding URC4/urg3 family protein, which yields MTDPRAAAAWLRTPAAIRARCRMVYDAAEAGALRHFALDSGRLGEAARYVLETMRERYPALDVPYHSRWRHFAVDGRDRWLELRDRLAETSLDELARIRIDLAVTSVLLDAGAGAQWRYREPGSGALHARSEGLALASLYAFQDGLFSTDPAQRYRADADALEEITTEALGRSFQADAGNPLVGLEGRAALLRRLGGALRNRPDLFGAERPRIGALFDFLKAASGEDGLPAASILDTLLQALGPIWPGRLAIDGAVLGDVWPHPAAASNDLTDRLVPFHKLSQWLAYSLVEPLEAAGVTVTGLDDLTGLAEYRNGGLFLDLGVLRPKHDDVLGRRHAADSELVVEWRALTVVLLDRVAEQIRADLDLSAAGLPLARVLEGGTWSAGRRIAREKRSDGRPPIAVESDGTLF from the coding sequence TTGACCGATCCGCGCGCAGCCGCCGCCTGGCTGCGCACACCTGCGGCGATCCGCGCGCGCTGCCGAATGGTGTACGACGCCGCCGAGGCCGGTGCGCTGCGCCACTTCGCGCTCGATTCCGGACGCCTCGGTGAGGCGGCGCGCTACGTGCTCGAGACCATGAGGGAGCGTTATCCGGCGCTCGACGTTCCCTACCACAGCCGTTGGCGTCACTTCGCCGTCGACGGCCGGGACCGCTGGTTGGAACTTCGGGATCGTCTGGCCGAGACGTCACTCGACGAGCTGGCCCGGATCCGTATCGACCTGGCGGTGACCAGCGTGCTGCTCGACGCCGGCGCGGGCGCCCAGTGGCGCTACCGCGAGCCCGGGTCGGGCGCGCTCCACGCGCGCTCGGAGGGCCTCGCGCTGGCCAGTCTTTACGCTTTCCAGGACGGTCTGTTCTCCACCGACCCGGCGCAACGATACCGGGCCGACGCCGACGCCCTGGAGGAGATCACGACCGAGGCGCTGGGTCGCTCTTTTCAGGCCGACGCCGGCAATCCCCTGGTCGGCCTGGAGGGCCGAGCCGCGCTGCTGCGACGACTCGGTGGCGCACTCCGCAACCGGCCGGATCTCTTCGGCGCCGAGCGGCCGCGCATCGGCGCGCTGTTCGACTTCTTGAAGGCGGCTTCGGGAGAGGACGGCCTGCCGGCCGCAAGCATTCTCGACACCCTGCTCCAGGCCCTCGGGCCGATCTGGCCCGGCCGGCTTGCCATCGACGGCGCGGTCCTCGGCGACGTCTGGCCGCATCCGGCGGCCGCCAGCAACGACCTGACCGACCGCCTCGTGCCCTTCCACAAGCTCTCGCAATGGCTGGCCTATTCCCTGGTCGAGCCTCTCGAGGCCGCCGGCGTGACGGTCACCGGACTCGACGACCTGACCGGCCTCGCCGAGTACCGCAACGGCGGCTTATTCCTTGACCTCGGAGTCCTGAGGCCCAAGCATGACGATGTCCTCGGCCGCAGGCACGCCGCGGACAGCGAGCTTGTCGTCGAATGGCGGGCGCTTACCGTCGTGCTTCTCGACCGCGTCGCCGAGCAGATTCGGGCGGACCTGGACCTGAGCGCCGCCGGGCTTCCGCTGGCGCGGGTACTCGAAGGGGGCACCTGGAGCGCGGGACGCAGGATCGCCCGGGAAAAGCGGTCCGACGGGCGGCCGCCGATCGCGGTAGAGAGCGACGGCACGCTTTTTTGA
- a CDS encoding GTP cyclohydrolase II, translated as MTGSKRPSKHIVLTSHPGGGQKPVPITWASADPKARGPVIGSLTNPGQRNVIGAHAGSYALYRALAIAAGSLDPLHKADLTNTAPTETIGPHPQWSDADKIVSLDPFGHLAGEVFKDLIDQGQDIRPTIAVTRARLTVPEMKELLRSERLKPDGRVLLESGEINCIKAAIEPVWYLPGIARRCGVSEKDLRRSLFEHTGGMFPELVTRSDLQVFLPPIGGLTIYCFGDPGAISDPARKLACRVHDECNGSDVFGSDICTCRPYLVHGIEICVEIAQQGGAGLIVYNRKEGRALGEVTKFLVYNARKRQEGGDRADQYFERTECVAGVQDVRFQELMPDALHWLGVTRIDRFVSMSDMKHDALTRQGIEIVERVPIPEDLIPVDARVEIEAKKAAGYFTETAVPAESDLARTKGRGLTDY; from the coding sequence ATGACCGGATCGAAACGCCCAAGTAAGCACATCGTTCTCACCTCCCACCCGGGCGGTGGCCAGAAGCCGGTGCCGATCACCTGGGCCTCCGCCGATCCCAAGGCCCGCGGGCCGGTGATCGGTTCCCTGACCAATCCGGGGCAGCGCAACGTGATCGGCGCCCACGCGGGCTCCTACGCGCTTTATCGGGCGCTGGCGATCGCCGCCGGGAGCCTCGATCCCCTGCACAAGGCGGATCTGACCAACACCGCGCCCACCGAGACCATCGGCCCCCACCCGCAGTGGTCCGACGCCGACAAGATTGTCTCACTCGACCCCTTCGGCCATCTCGCCGGCGAGGTGTTCAAGGATCTGATCGATCAGGGTCAGGACATCCGCCCGACCATCGCCGTCACGCGGGCCCGCCTGACGGTTCCCGAGATGAAGGAGCTCCTGCGTAGCGAACGGCTCAAGCCCGACGGGCGGGTGCTGCTCGAGAGCGGCGAGATAAACTGCATTAAGGCCGCCATTGAACCGGTGTGGTATCTGCCGGGGATCGCGCGCCGCTGCGGCGTCAGCGAGAAAGACCTTCGGCGCAGCCTGTTCGAGCATACCGGCGGCATGTTCCCGGAGTTGGTGACCCGCTCCGATCTTCAGGTCTTCCTGCCCCCGATCGGCGGGCTGACGATTTATTGCTTCGGCGACCCCGGCGCAATCTCCGATCCGGCCCGCAAGCTGGCCTGTCGGGTGCACGACGAGTGCAACGGCTCGGACGTCTTCGGGTCCGACATCTGCACCTGCCGGCCCTATCTCGTGCACGGCATCGAGATCTGCGTCGAAATCGCGCAGCAGGGCGGCGCGGGGCTGATCGTCTACAACCGGAAAGAAGGACGCGCTCTGGGCGAGGTCACCAAGTTCCTGGTCTACAACGCGCGCAAGCGCCAGGAGGGCGGCGACCGGGCCGATCAGTACTTCGAGCGCACGGAATGCGTCGCCGGGGTCCAGGACGTCCGGTTTCAGGAACTCATGCCCGACGCGCTCCACTGGCTCGGCGTCACCAGGATCGATCGCTTCGTTTCCATGAGCGATATGAAGCACGACGCCCTGACCCGCCAGGGCATCGAGATCGTCGAGCGCGTGCCGATCCCCGAGGACCTGATCCCGGTGGATGCCCGTGTTGAGATCGAGGCCAAGAAGGCGGCGGGCTATTTCACGGAAACGGCAGTGCCGGCCGAGTCCGACTTGGCGCGGACCAAGGGCCGCGGCCTTACGGATTACTAG